One Brassica napus cultivar Da-Ae unplaced genomic scaffold, Da-Ae ScsIHWf_2670;HRSCAF=3428, whole genome shotgun sequence genomic window, GTTTTTGTAGGTTGGTCTGGTCTATTGCTCTTTCCTTGTGCCTATTTCGCTTTGGGGGGTTGGTTCACAGGTACAACCTTTGTAACTTCATGGTATACTCATGGATTGGCTAGTTCCTATTTAGAAGGTTGCAATTTTTTAACCGCTGCAGTTTCTACTCCTGCTAATAGTTTAGCGCATTCTTTGTTGTTACTGTGGGGTCCTGAAGCACAAGGAGATTTTACTCGTTGGTGTCAATTAGGCGGTCTGTGGGCTTTTGTTGCTCTCCACGGTGCTTTCGCATTAATAGGTTTTATGTTACGTCAATTTGAACTTGCTCGATCTGTTCAATTGCGACCTTATAATGCAATCGCATTCTCTGGTCCAATTGctgtttttgtttctgtctttctaatTTATCCACTAGGTCAATCTGGTTGGTTCTTTGCGCCTAGTTTTGGTGTAGCGGCTATATTTCGATTCATCCTCTTTTTCCAAGGGTTTCATAATTGGACATTGAACCCATTTCATATGATGGGAGTCGCTGGTGTACTGGGCGCGGCTCTGTTATGCGCTATTCATGGTGCTACTGTAGAAAATACTTTATTTGAAGATGGTGATGGTGCAAATACATTCCGTGCTTTTAACCCAACTCAAGCCGAAGAAACTTATTCAATGGTCACCGCTAACCGCTTTTGGTCACAAATCTTTGGGGTTGCTTTTTCCAATAAACGTTGGTTACATTTCTTTATGTTATTTGTACCAGTAACTGGTTTATGGATGAGTGCTCTTGGAGTAGTCGGTCTAGCTTTGAACCTACGTGCCTATGACTTCGTTTCCCAGGAAATCCGTGCAGCGGAAGATCCGGAATTTGAGACTTTCTAtactaaaaatattcttttaaacgAAGGTATTCGCGCTTGGATGGCGGCTCAAGATCAGCCTCATGAAAACCTTATATTCCCTGAGGAGGTTCTACCACGTGGAAACGCTCTTTAATGGAACTTTAGCTTTAGCTGGTCGTGACCAAGAAACCACTGGTTTCGCTTGGTGGGCCGGGAATGCCCGACTTATCAAT contains:
- the LOC125601857 gene encoding photosystem II D2 protein-like, translated to MNRRIAMTIALGTTFVTSWYTHGLASSYLEGCNFLTAAVSTPANSLAHSLLLLWGPEAQGDFTRWCQLGGLWAFVALHGAFALIGQSGWFFAPSFGVAAIFRFILFFQGFHNWTLNPFHMMGVAGVLGAALLCAIHGATVENTLFEDGDGANTFRAFNPTQAEETYSMVTANRFWSQIFGVAFSNKRWLHFFMLFVPVTGLWMSALGVVGLALNLRAYDFVSQEIRAAEDPEFETFYTKNILLNEGIRAWMAAQDQPHENLIFPEEVLPRGNAL